The Sandaracinus amylolyticus genomic interval CCCGGCCGCATGTAGTGCACGGTGCCTTCGCTGATCGCGGGCACGCTGAGCAGCGCGATCCGCTTCTCCTCGCGGAACCGCAGCTCCATGCCCTCGACGCCGCGGAAGCTCGCGAGGATCGCGTCGAGCGACGGCGCGCCCTGCTGCGCGCTCGTCACGCTCGCGACGAGCATCGACGCACTAAGAAGGAGAAATGCGCTCCAGGATCTCACGCGGCGTCTCCAGCAGCATCTCGCCGTCGGGACGCGTCGTGACCAGCACGGTCACGCCGCGCGCGGCGCGTTTGCCCGTCTTCTTGCTGACGACCTCGTACGCGATGCCGATGCGCGGATCGCGCTCGCAGAACCATGCCTTCACGCTGAACGGCTCGCCATATCGCAGCGGCGAGACGTGGCGCGAGCGCGTCTCGATCACGTACCAGTGGAAGCCCAGCGAGACGAGATCGGGCGCGTCCACGCGATGCCTGCGCTGCAGCGCCTGACGCGCGATCTCGAAGTACTTGTAGTAGTGCCCGTGCCACGCGACGAGCAGCGGATCGACGTCGTGGAACGGCACTTCGAGATCGACGATGACCGCGTCGTCCGGCGGCTTCTCGCGCAGCCCGCGATCGACGCCGCTCATGCGCGCGCCTCCGGCACCGTCCACGCGATCTCGCCGAGCGGCAGCGCGTCGTCGCGATAGAGCTCGAGCACGGCCTGGATGTCGACGTCCATGCGGCGATCCGCTTCGTTCACCGGCACGACGCGACGCACCGCATCGCGCATCTCCGCGCTGCGCGGGTGGCAGTGCCCCTGGCCGCGCAGATCGACCGCCTGACACACGGTGAGCAGGTGGATCGCGGCGACCGTCTCCGTCAGGTCCAGCACCCTCACGCACTCGCGCGCCGAGATCGTCCCCATCGAGACCTTGTCCTGGTTGTACGACTCGGTGCTGCGGCTGAAGACGCTCGCGGGCATCGACATCTTCAACGCCTCGGCCGCGAGGGCCGACGCGCTGATCTCCATCGCCTTGAACCCGTGGTGGGTCGGGCGATCGATCCCGCTGCGCATCACGAGGTTCGCGGGCAATCCCGCGTTCGTCGCGGGGTTGCAGAGCATCCCGACCTGACGATCGAGCAGGTCGGCCACGTTCGCGACCACGTTCTTCATCGTGTCGGTCACGAGGCACGCGTGACCGCCGTAGAAGTTCCCGCCGTGCAGCACGCGACCCTCGGGCGCGCTCGACGAGTAGCCCTCGATGATCGGGTTGTCGTTGACCCCGTTGATCTCGGTCTCGAGCATCCGCCGCATCCACGGCAGACAATCGAGGATCAGCCCGATCACGTGGGGCGCGCAGCGGATCGAGTAGCGATCCTGCACGCGCGCCGGGGTGTTGCGGTGGTGCACGCCGGCGCGGATCCACTGCGCGGCCTGGCGCTGCCCGGGGTGGTTCTTGAGCTCGAAGATCCGATCGTCGAAGTGGTCCGGCACGCCGTGCAGGACGTCCGACGCCATCGCGGAGATCGTGCACGCGAAGCGCGCGAGCTTGAGCGCGCGCGTCCACGACAGGCATCCGAGCGCGCTCATCACGCTCGTGCCGTTCATGATCGCGAGCGACTCCTTGGGGCGCAGGTTCATCGGCTGGAGCCCGAGCTCCGCGAGCGCGTGCGGGGCGTTCACGAGCTTCCCGTGGAACCAGCACTCACGCTCGCCCGCGAGCAGCGCGCCGATGTAGCTGAGCGGCGTGAGATCGCCGCTCGCACCGACGCTGCCTTCTTCGGGGATCGCCGCGACGCAACCGCGCGCGACGAGCTCGCACATGCGATCGAGCAGCTCCTGGCGCACGCCGCTGAAGCCCTGCGCGAGCGAGTTCGCGCGCACCGCCATGATCGCCGCCGCCGCGTTCTCGCCGAAGAGCGCGCCGGTCCCGCAGCCGTGATAACGCACGAGGTTGAGCGGCATCTCCTCCGCGACCTCGACCGGCACGTGGAACTCGACCGACGCGCCGAAGCCCGTGGTCACGCCGTAGATCGTGCGCGCGCCCGCGAGCGCGTCGTCGATCAGCTTGCGGCTCTGCGCGATACGCTCGCGCACCGCGGGGTCGGCCGAGATCGCCGGCACGGCGCGCTTCTCCGCGATCGCGCAGACGTGCTCGATCGTCATCGGCTCGTGGCCGAGCGGCAGGATCGCGAGCTCACCCATTCAGCGCTCCCAGAAGTCGTAGAAGTTGAACCAGTTGTCCGGCGCCATCCGGACGAAGTGCTCGAGGCGCGTCGCGTACTGCTGCACGTACTTCGCGAGCGCCTCTTCGCGCGCCTTGCGCGGCAATTCGATCTTCTCCGCGAACGGCTCGCAGAAGAGATCGTAGCGGTTCGGATCGCGATAGAGCCCGAACGTCAGGTACACCGGGCACTTCAGCATCGACGCGAGCAGATAGGGCCCGGTGGGGAACTTCGCGGTGCCCCCGAGGAACTCGGCGCTCACGGTGCGCGCATCCGCGGCGTCGGCGTTGGGCGGCACACGATCGGCGAGGATCGCGACGATCGCGCCCTGCTCGATCAGCTCCTTCACGCGCAGCATGAAGTCGATGCCCTCGCCCATCTGCAGCAGCTTCGCGTTCTTGCCGGGGTCGATCTTCTCGAACGCGTCGTTGATGCGCCGCGCGTTCTTCGTGTAGACGACCGCGTAGATCGGGAGATTCTCGACCTCGCTCTGGGCGCGCATCGCGTAGAAGCTGCCGAGGTGCGCGCCGAGCAGGATCGCGCCGCGCTTTCCGTCGCGCAGCTCCGCGAGGTGCTGGTGACCGTTGGTGGTCACGCGGAAGTGCCGGACCTTGCCGGCGACGAGGAAGAACGCGTCGAGCGTGGTCTGCGCGAAGCGCAGGATCTGCCGGTACGTCTCGTACGCGGTGACCTCGCGCCCGAGCACGCGGCGCAGCACCTCGCGCGACGCACGGCGCGCGCCCGGCGCGAAGAGCCAGTAGTAGAACGCGACCACGCGCGCGATCAGCCGCCCGAAGGTGCGGCCCATCACCGTCGCGGCGAACACCGCGGCGCGGATCGCGAGCACGCCGCCCTTCTCGCCGACGTCGGTCCAGCCCTGCCGCTGCGGCGGCTGGGGCGACGGCGTCTCGAGCGCCGCGGGCTGCTCGCTCATCGATCGCCCGGGAGCTCGGCGGGACGCGGCTCGCTCGCGCCCTTCTCGAGCACGATCGGGTCGGAGGGCGCGGGCAGCGCCGGCACCAGCGGTCGACCGAGCACGGTGCACCACGCGCGGTGCCACATCAGCCGCGTGTGCATCCGCGAGATGAGCCAGTTGTCGAGGAAGAGCTTGAAGTGCGACACCCCGCCCTCGACGTAGCGCACCTTCGTCGGGAGGTTCACGACCGGCGCGCCGGTCCACGCGATGCGCACCGCGATCTCGGGATCGAAGTCCATGCGATCGCCGCACTCCGCGCAGGCGCGCAGCGCGCTCTCGAGCGGATAGACGCGGAAGCCGCACATCGGGTCGGCGATCACGCCCCAGCCCGCCTCCATGTGCGTCCAGAAGATCGTGATGTTGCGCGCGATGCGGCGCCCGATCGGCGCGCTCTCGTCATACTCGGGGCGCCCGAGGATCAGCGCGCCCGGCTGCGCGCGCGCGACGTTCAGCAGGTCAGGGATGTCCTCCAGCGCGTGCTGTCCGTCGGCGTCGACCTGGAGCGCGTGGGTGAACCCGAGCTCGCGCGCGAACGCGAAGCCGGTCTTCACCGCGGCTCCCTTTCCGCCGTTCTGCGCGCGGTGCGTCACGTGCGCGAGCCCGTCGCGCCCGATGCCCGCGACCGCCGCGCGCCCCTCCTCGTGACTGCCGTCGTCGACGACCACCACGTCCGCGAGGTGCTCCCGCGCGCGCAGCACGACGTCGCGCACGGTGCGCGGATTGTCGTAGGTCGGGATCAGGATGCAGGGCCGAAAAGCGCTCACCGGACCGGGGGGCCGGTGTGCCGGCAGCTCACAACGTTGTCAAGCGAGCGCTCCTGGCCGTCCGCGCGGGATCACTCGCCGCGCGGCTCACCGTCCTTGCGCGGATCGCTCGCCGCGTGGAGCTCGACGACGCCGTCGCGCCGCACGATCCGGATGGTCTGCACGTTCGCGACGGTCGGGGTCTCGCTCACGTCGTGCCCGCGGCGCCACAACGCGAGGCGCGTTCCGGTGTCGACGCCCCGCTCGACGAGCGTCGTGGCCGGGCTGCCCTGCTGGTGCACCCGCGGCCGCGACATCGCCTCGCCGATCTCCGCGTCGAAGAGCAGCGACACCAGCGCGACCTGCTCGGTCGCGGTCGGGATGCGCGATCCACCGCTCGCGCCCACGCACATCACGGGGCGTGATCCCTCGAACACGATCGTCGGCGCCATCGACGACACCGGACGTGCGCCCGGCCGCGGCAGGTTCGCGGCGCCCCCCGGGAGCCCGAACGCGTTGGGCGCACCGAGCTCGCGCGCGAAGTCGTCCATCTCGTCGTTGAGCACCATGCCCGCCGCGCTCACGCGCGCGCCGAACAGCAGGTTGACCGTCGTCGTGACCGCCGCGATGTTCCCTTCTTCGTCGACCACACAGAGGTGCGACGTGCCGTGATCCGAAGGCGGCGCGCTCGGAGCGCGCGTCTCGTCCGGCGCGAGCGGAAGCTCCCATCGCTCCGCGGGCAGCGCGCGATCGCGATCGAAGATCGCCGCGCGCCGCGCGATGCGGTCGTCCGCGAGCAACGCCGCAGTCGGCACGTCGGCGTGATCGGGATCGCCGAGGTACGCCGCACGATCGACGTACGAGCCGATCCACGACTGGGTGAGCGCATGACGGAACGCCGCGCCCTCGCGCCACCCCCCTTCGGGCTGCCACGCCTCGAGCAGCGCGAGCGACTGCAACATCGTGATCCCGCCCGCGCTCGGCGGCGGCGCGCTCACCCATCGCCGACCGAACGCATCGCGCGAGATCGGCGTGCGCTCGCGGACCGCGTAGCCCGCGAGATCCTCGGCGGTCATCACGCCGCCGCGCGCGCTCACCGCGTCGACGATCGCGCGCGCGATCGCGCCACGATAGAACGGCGCCGCGCCCTGTCGCCCGAACGTGCGCAGCGTCGCCGCGAGCTGTGGGTTCGTGATGCGCGCGCCCTGCGCGATCCCGTCCGCGCCG includes:
- a CDS encoding acyl-CoA thioesterase: MSGVDRGLREKPPDDAVIVDLEVPFHDVDPLLVAWHGHYYKYFEIARQALQRRHRVDAPDLVSLGFHWYVIETRSRHVSPLRYGEPFSVKAWFCERDPRIGIAYEVVSKKTGKRAARGVTVLVTTRPDGEMLLETPREILERISPS
- a CDS encoding HAL/PAL/TAL family ammonia-lyase; the protein is MGELAILPLGHEPMTIEHVCAIAEKRAVPAISADPAVRERIAQSRKLIDDALAGARTIYGVTTGFGASVEFHVPVEVAEEMPLNLVRYHGCGTGALFGENAAAAIMAVRANSLAQGFSGVRQELLDRMCELVARGCVAAIPEEGSVGASGDLTPLSYIGALLAGERECWFHGKLVNAPHALAELGLQPMNLRPKESLAIMNGTSVMSALGCLSWTRALKLARFACTISAMASDVLHGVPDHFDDRIFELKNHPGQRQAAQWIRAGVHHRNTPARVQDRYSIRCAPHVIGLILDCLPWMRRMLETEINGVNDNPIIEGYSSSAPEGRVLHGGNFYGGHACLVTDTMKNVVANVADLLDRQVGMLCNPATNAGLPANLVMRSGIDRPTHHGFKAMEISASALAAEALKMSMPASVFSRSTESYNQDKVSMGTISARECVRVLDLTETVAAIHLLTVCQAVDLRGQGHCHPRSAEMRDAVRRVVPVNEADRRMDVDIQAVLELYRDDALPLGEIAWTVPEARA
- a CDS encoding glycosyltransferase family 2 protein, giving the protein MSAFRPCILIPTYDNPRTVRDVVLRAREHLADVVVVDDGSHEEGRAAVAGIGRDGLAHVTHRAQNGGKGAAVKTGFAFARELGFTHALQVDADGQHALEDIPDLLNVARAQPGALILGRPEYDESAPIGRRIARNITIFWTHMEAGWGVIADPMCGFRVYPLESALRACAECGDRMDFDPEIAVRIAWTGAPVVNLPTKVRYVEGGVSHFKLFLDNWLISRMHTRLMWHRAWCTVLGRPLVPALPAPSDPIVLEKGASEPRPAELPGDR
- the ggt gene encoding gamma-glutamyltransferase, with translation MRRVALGLACLAVVLVGQATPSRPSHAAVYARYAVAADHPLASDAGARVLAAGGNAADAAAATMLALGVVSPASSGLGGGGFALYYRASDRSLTFLDFRETAPGAATNDMFARREGDTDEVAAQRSMTGGLAVAVPGEPAGIDALIARFGSRRVTRAQIASHAERYAREGFAVSRYVSDSSRVALALLRGDTLLAGWLGADGIAQGARITNPQLAATLRTFGRQGAAPFYRGAIARAIVDAVSARGGVMTAEDLAGYAVRERTPISRDAFGRRWVSAPPPSAGGITMLQSLALLEAWQPEGGWREGAAFRHALTQSWIGSYVDRAAYLGDPDHADVPTAALLADDRIARRAAIFDRDRALPAERWELPLAPDETRAPSAPPSDHGTSHLCVVDEEGNIAAVTTTVNLLFGARVSAAGMVLNDEMDDFARELGAPNAFGLPGGAANLPRPGARPVSSMAPTIVFEGSRPVMCVGASGGSRIPTATEQVALVSLLFDAEIGEAMSRPRVHQQGSPATTLVERGVDTGTRLALWRRGHDVSETPTVANVQTIRIVRRDGVVELHAASDPRKDGEPRGE